ATCAGCTGCACCAGCCCATACGCAATCAGGCTCACGCCGATTTCGCGGGCGTTGTAGTGCTGCAATTGCGACAGGTAGTTGGGCACCAGAAACACCAGGCCGTAGGTGCTGGCGCCAAAGATAAACATCGCCACGCTGGCCACGCCAAAGTTGTAGTGCCCCAACAGCCGCAGGTTGATAAAGGCATGCGCACCCCATAACTGACGAGCAACGAAGCCGATCAATCCCACCACCGCCACCAGCGTCATCCACACGATATAGGGCGAGCCAAACCAGTCCTTGCGCCCGCCCTCCTCCAGCACAATCTGCAACGCCCCCAGCCCCAGCACCATGCAGCCGATACCCAGCCAGTCGCCCTGGCGCAGCAGGCTCAGGTTCATCGGCTGGCGGTCGATGGACCAGGCCACTGCCGCCAGCAGTGCGACCCCCGGGAACAGTTGCAGGTAGAAGATCCAGCGCCAGGAATACGCGTCGGTCAGCCAGCCGCCAATCGACGGCCCGGCCGCCTGGGCAACGCTGTTGGCCAGGCTGAACAACGCCATGCCCAGCGGGATCTTGCTGGCGGGCAGCTCAGTGATGATCAGTTGGAATGACAACGGGATCAGCACCGCCCCGGCTGCGCCCTGAACCACCCGGATAACAATCATCACTTGCAGGTTCGGCGACAGCGAACACGCCACCGAAGCCACCAAAAATATCCCGGAGCCCCACAGCATCACGCGGCGCAGGGAGAACACCTGCACCAGCCAGGCCGTCAGGGGGATCATGATGATTTCCGCCACCAGGTAGGCCGTGGAAATCCATGAGCCTTCCTCAAACGTTGCGCCCAGCGCGCCTTCGATTTCCGGCAGCGCCGCGCTGGTGACGTGCACGTTCATCCCGGCCATGAAGCAGCCGAACAGCCCACCGATCACCGCGACCCAGGCGCGAAACGGCACACGCCCTTCAACCTCCATGGACGTGCTCCTGCGCGCTACCGGGCCGGGTATCGACCGTGGCGATGACCGACATGCCCGGCAAAACCCGCGATTCACCAGGCTCCAGGCGGATCTTCACCGGGAACCGCTGGACGATCTTGGTGAAGTTGCCGGTGGCGTTGTCTGGCGGCAACAGCGCAAATACCGCACCGGAGCCGGGAGCGATGCTTTCCACTTTGCCGCGCCAATGCGCACCGGCAAAACTGTCCACCGCGATTTCTACCGACTGCCCGGGCGACATGTGCTGCAACTGGGTTTCCTTGTAGTTGGCAATCACATAGGCCTGCTCCACCGGCACCACCGCCAGCAGCGGCAGGCCGGGCATCACGTATTGCTGGCGACGGACCTTGCGCTGGCCTACCACGCCATCGAAAGGCGCACGGATCTCGGTGTCTTTCAGCGCGTTGCGGGCCAGGGCCAGGTTGGCCTGGGCTTCGCCGATGCGCGCCTGGTGTTCAAGGATTTGCGCCTGTGCCTGTTGACGACGCGCCTGCACGACCTGCAGCTGTGCCTGCTGGCGCGCTACCTGAGCGCTCGCTTGTGCCAGCGCTGCCTGAGCCTGGGCCTTACTGGCACTGACGGTTTCCAGGTGCTGGGCGCTGGCGACCTGTTGCGCGACCAATTCACGATAGCGCTGGTAATCGAGCCCCGCGCGCCGGGCCTCGGCCTCGCCGCTGCTCAAGGCCGCGCGGGCCTGGGCAATACGTTGCCGTTGCTCGCTCATTTGTGCGTCGAGGGTTTGCACCGAGGCCAGTTGCGCCGTCGCCGCCGCCTGCGCCTGTTGCAATTGCGCCTGGGCGCTGTTGAGCCGCTCGGTAAAATCCCGGTCGTCGATACGCACCAACAGGTCCCCGGCCTTTACCGGCTGGTTATCTTCCACCAGCACCTGGGCCACATACCCGGCGATCCGTGGGCTGATGGCGACCCAGTCGGCACGCACGTAGGCGTCGTCGGTTTCTTCAAGAAAGCGCCCCCACTGCCACCAATACCCGGCAAAGGCTGCCAGCCCCAACAGCGTGGCGAGCGAGGCCGTGGCTATCAGGGCGCGACGATGGCGCTGCATAACTGACAGGCGAATGGGTTCAACAGCCTGGTTCATGGCTTGGCTCCAGCAACGATAGGTAAGGGGGCGGTTTGTTCGTCACGCTGCCAGCCGCCACCGAGGGCCTGGAACAGGTCGATCTGGCGGTTGATCAAACGCAGATCGGACTCGGCCACACGGGCTTCAAGGCCTACAAGGCTGCGTTCACTGTCCAGCAGTTGCAGCGCATCCAGCGCGCCGGCGTGGTAGCCACGGGAGGCCAGGTCAAAGGCATGGCGGTTGCTGCCCAGGGCAGCGGCCAGCGCCTGGCGCCGCTGCTGTTCGCCCTGGTACAAGGCCATGGCCTGTTCAACCTGCTTGAGCGCGGTGAGCACTGTGCCGTCAAACTGTGCCAACGCCTGGCGGGCTTCGGCCTGGCTCTGCCTGACGTGCGCCTGGGCGACTTGCCGGTTGGGAAAGCGCCAGGACACCAGCGGCCCCACGGAGTACACCGTTGCATAACTGTCCCCCAGTTTGCCCAGGCTGCTGGCAGACGAACCAAGCATCGCGCCGAAGGTAATCCGTGGGTAAAGCTCGGCCCGCGACAGCCCCACCGTGGAATTGGCGGCGCGCAGCTGCCCCTCGGCGCGACGGATGTCTGGCCGGCGCTGCACCAGCGCCCAGCCCTCGCCCACCGGCAGCGGGGCTTGCAACTGCGGGCCTTGGGCACAGCTGCGTGGGGTGACCTGCTCCGGCGGCAAACCACTGAGCACGGCCAGCTCATACAGCGCGCTGCTGCGCCGGGCCGCAAACATCGGCAAGGGCGCACGGGTTTCTTCCAACAGGCCTTGCAGGCGGCTCAGGTCCAGCTCCGTCGCCGCGCCGGCCTGTTGCAGCTTGTGCGTGAGCGCCACGCTTTGCTCCAGAACCTGCACCGAGTGCGCTTGCACCTGCTGCTGCAACCCATACACGCAGGCCTGGGCGTAAGCGCGGGCGGTCTGCGCGGCCACCGTCACCCGCAACTCGTCTTCCAGCGCCCGCGCCACTTGGGCATCCGCGCGCGCTGCGGCAATGCGATAACGCACCTCACCCCACAGGTCGAGGGTGTAGCTCAGGGAAAATTCAGGCGTGTGGCTCCATTGCGCACCGGCATGACTGCGGGTGGCCTGGGCCAGGGTCTGGTCGTCACGGCTGCGACCGTAGGCCAGGCCGTAGTCCAGGGACGTGGCCGGCAGGCGCTCGCCGTCTGCCTGTTCCAGCCGCGCCAGCAAGGCATCGACATGGGCCGCGGCGGCTGCAAGGTCTTTGTTCTGGCGCAGGGCCCGCGCCACCAGCGCATCCAGCTGCGGGTCGCGGTACAACTGCCACCAACGGGCGGGCAACGCCTCGGCGGATTCGGCCGTGAGCCGCGGGACGGGCTGCGCCGTGACGGTGGATGGCTGGCCGGACACGCCACTGCACCCGGCCAGCACGCTTAACAGGGCGATGGGCATCCATGGATGAAAAGAAGGGCTGTGCATCACAAGGCTCGCTCAAGAAGGAGCCTTGCAGGTTAGGCAGGTGGCCTGTCCGATTCGCCAGCGTCAGGGCCATGTATCGTCGCTAAACGGACAATTGCGTTACCTGACGCAACACTAAGCCCCCGGGCGAAAATGACTGGGTGGATATCCCAGCGAGCGACGAAACATCGCACTAAACGCACTCGGGCTCTGATAACCGTGCTCCAGTGCCACCTCCAGGATCGACACGCCCTGGGCCAGCGACTTCAAGCTCAGGGCCAGCCTGGCGCGTTTGCGCCATTCGCCGAAGCTCATGCCCAGCTCGCGCTGGAACACCCGGCTCAGGGTACGGGCGCTCATGTTCAGGCTGTCGGCCCAGGATTCCAGGCTGCTGTCGTCGGAAGGGTTGCGGATGAAGTGCGTGCATAACCTCGCCAACCGCGCCTCGCCGGGCACCGGCACGTGCATCGCCACCACTGGCGCGGCAAGCAACTCCATGCGGATCAACTCGACCATTGCCTGCAGGCGCGGGCTGTTGTGCCCGGCAATCTGCGTGGCCGCGACAATCAACTCGCGCAGCAACGCCGACACTTCGATCACCTGGCAGGTGCGGCCCAACCCCGGCTCGGCCTCGGGCATCAGGAACAGCGTACGCATGTGCACTTCGCCGGCCATGCGGATTTCGTGCGGGGTGCCGGCCGGCACCCACAGCGCATGCCCGGACGGCACCAGCCAACTGCCCTGGGCGGTGCTGACCACCATCACCCCGGACACCCCATGGATCAACTGCGCCTGAGCATGGCAATGGGGATGCACCACGTCGTCATTGCGGTAATTATCGGCGTAGGCTTCAAGCCATGGGCGGGGTTGGCTGTTCATCGGCAAAAGGCTCGGATCAATCAAGGGTTGATTCTAGCGAAAAGCCCCGTGGCGAAAACGATAGATATAGACAGCCATCGTCGCATTCAAGACAGCCGGTGAACTTGTGGCCCACGCCATCAGTCAGCTAATTGGGCTCTTTGAGAAAGGTTGGGTGGGCAATGCGCATTTCGTTGGAGCAACAAGTAGCGCTGGTCACCGGCGCCAGTTCCGGGATCGGTGCAGGGGCTGCCAAGGCCTTGGCCGAGGCCGGCGCCGCCGTGGTGCTGAACTACAACGCCCAGGCGGCGCCGGCACAAGCGTTGGCGGCACAGATCAATGCCAACGGCGGCCGGGCGATCGCGATTGGCGCCGACGTGTCGAAAGAAGCCGATGTCGAGCGGCTGTTTGCACAAACCCTGGAGGCGTTTGGGCACCTGGACATCCTGGTGGCAAACTCGGGCATGCAAAAAGACGCCGCCGCCGTCGACATGACCCTTGAGGACTGGAACGCGGTAATCGGCGTCAACCTCACCGGCCAGTTCCTCTGCGCCCGCGCCGCGTTGCGCATCTTCAATCGCCAGGGCATTCGCGAAGGGGTGTCCCGGGCCGCCGGCAAGATCATTCACATGAGCTCGGTGCATCAGCTGATCCCCTGGGCCGGGCATGTGAATTACGCCGCATCCAAGGGCGGCGTCGAGATGCTGATGCGCACCCTCGCCCAGGAAGTCAGCCAGCAGCGCATCCGTATCAACGGCGTTGCGCCAGGCGCGATTCGCACTGCCATCAACCGCGCCGCCACCGAAGGCGCGGCCGAGGTGGAGCTACTCAAGTTGATTCCCTATGGCCGCGTGGGCGACGTCGAAGACGTGGCCAATGCGGTGGTGTGGCTGGCCAGTGATGCCTCCGACTACGTGGTGGGCAGCACGCTGTTTATTGATGGCGGCATGAGCCTTTATCCGGAGTTTCGCGGCAATGGTTGATCTGAAAAACGAACCACAAAGTGCCATCGACGCCCACGGCATCATTGGCGACATGCGCAGTGCGGCGCTGGTGAACGACAAAGGCAGCATCGATTTTTTCTGCTGGCCGGAGTTCGACAGCCCGTCGATTTTTTGCTCGCTGCTGGACTCCCCAGCGGCCGGGATATTCCAGCTCACGCCGGACCTGCCCGACGCCCGCCGAGAGCAGATCTACCTGCCCGACACCAACGTGCTGCAAACCCGCTGGTTGAGCAACGAGGCGGTGGTGGAAGTCACCGACTTTTTGACCATCAGTGAAAACGTCGACGACCTGCCCCTGCTGATTCGCCGGGTGCGGGTGGTCAGCGGCAAAGCCACCTTCCATATGCGCTGCGCCGTGCGCCATGACTACGCCCGTGCCCCTACCCGCGCCACGCTGGATGACGCTGACGTGTGCTTTGAAGCGGCTGGCCAACCGGGCCTGCGCCTGATCGGCAGCCACGCCATGCAACTGGACGGCGATGCCGCCGTCGCCACCTTCGACCTGGGCCTGGAAGAAGGTGCCGAATTTGTCCTGGGTGGGGCGGACGACCCCCGCGTAAAAAACGAGGGCAGCGACCTGTACCTGGACCGCACCCTGAAATTCTGGCGCGGCTGGATCGCCCAGTCCAACTACCGTGGGCGCTGGCGCGAAATGGTCAACCGCTCGGCCCTTGCCCTTAAGCTTCTGACCTCGCGAAAACACGGCGCAATCGTCGCCGCCGCAACGTTCGGCCTGCCGGAAACACCCGGCGGCGAGCGCAACTGGGACTACCGCTACACCTGGATCCGCGATGCCTCATTTACCGTCTACGCCTTTATGCGCCTGGGGTTTATCGAGGAAGCCAACGGCTACATGCGCTGGTTGAAAGGCCGCGTCGGTGACTGCTGCGACCAGCCGATGAAAATCAATATTCTGTATGGTATCGACGGTCGCCAGGAGCTTCCGGAAACCGAACTGACCCACCTCAGCGGCCATGGCGGCGCGCAACCTGTGCGCATCGGCAACGAGGCTTACAACCAGCTGCAACTGGATATCTATGGCGAGCTGATGGACGCGGTGTACCTGGTCAACAAATACGGCGAAGCCATCTCCCACGAGGGCTGGAGACACACCGTGGAAGTGGCCGACCAGGTCTGCGAAACCTGGAACCACAAAGACGTCGGCATCTGGGAAATGCGCGGCGAGCAGCATCACTTCCTGCATTCACGGCTGATGTGCTGGGTGGCCCTGGACCGGGCGATTCGACTGGCGTCCAAGCGTTCGCTGCCGGCGCCGTTTGCCCGCTGGGACCAGACCCGCCAGGCGATCTACGCAGACATCTGGAGCAACTTCTGGAACGAAGAGCGCGGGCATTTTGTGCAGTATATCGGCAGCACGGCGCTGGACGGTTCGATGCTGTTGATGCCGCTGGTGCGCTTCGTCGCGGCGACGGATCCGCGTTGGTTATCGACCCTGGAAGCGATCCAGAAAAGCCTGGTGCGTGACGGCATGGTGTACCGCTACCGCAACGACGACAGCCAGATTGACGGCCTGCAAGGCACCGAAGGCGCGTTTGCGGCGTGTTCGTTCTGGTACGTGGAATGCCTGGCCCGGGCCGGGCAAGTGGAGAAGGCGCACCTGGAATTTGAACAGTTGCTGCGCTACGCCAATCCGCTGGGGTTGTATGCAGAGGAGTTTGATAACCAGGCACGGCACTTGGGCAATACGCCGCAAGCCTTGAGCCATTTGGCGCTGATCAGTGCGGCGACGTTTCTGGACCGCAAGTTGAGCGGGGAGAAAACGGTTTGGCAGCCGTAAGGCCGAGCACTCTCTGACCGCAAGTGAGTAACTCTGTGGGAGCTGGCTTGCCTGCGATGGCGGTGTTTCAGGCATTGATGCATGAGCTGATCCACCGCCATCGCAGGCAAGCCAGCTCCCACGAAGACCGCGCCAGACTTGGAGACGAAGTGTTCCCGATGCACAATGCGTGGCCCTTCGATCCCAGCCAGGATTCCAATGCGCCAGGTACTGCTGATCATTGATGTACAACCCTCCTTCTCCCCGCCCGGCTGGCTGGTGAACGGCATCAACGCCCTGCTGGGCCGCATGCCGTCAGTGGCCACCGTCGAGCGTCACGACGAAAGCATCACCCCCTTCGCCCGCCAACTCGGCTGGCAACCGGCGCCGGACGACGACAGCCTGATCGCCGCCGACCATGTCTTCATCAAACACGGCTACGCCCCGACGCCCGAGATCCTCAGCCACCTGAAAAGCCTCGCGCCAGAGCGGGTACTGGTGTGCGGCATCCAAACCGACACATGTGTATTGGCGGCCGGGTTTGCGTTGTTTGATGCGGGATTACAGCCCACGCTGATCAGCGATTTGACCGTGGGTTCGTCGCTGGACCGTTCGGGAAAACTGGGCGCGGATTTGTGGCGGCATCACTTCAAACACGTCATCACCCGCGCAGAGATTTGAGCCAGCCCCCAACCGTGGCGAGGGAGCTTGCTCCCTCGCCACAGGTTATTTGGCAAACATCACAAGATATGCCTATATCGGTCCCAACGTTTACAGCCCCCCTCAATATTCAAGGAAGGAATATGACCCAGCGCATACAACAAAGCATCGACACAGCCCCACGACCCAACCTGAGCTGGACCGAAATGTGGGAAAGCCACGACAAAGGCTTAATCAAATGCTGGGAAGTTGGCCGAGAACTGGCGAAAAAACGCCCCAACCTTTCCCAGGCTTGCCTGGCTGGCGAGCTACCGTCACTTGGGTGGAAAGGTGGTGTCAGCCGCAGCCTGAAAAAGCTCGAAAAATTCGGTTCATTCATCTATTTGGCACAGTGGCAAGGCCTTCGCGGGGAGAACCTTGACATCGATCCGACTGAGGAAACAGCGATGACCTGTTCACACACCCACATGATCGTGACCTTCACTCCAGACAAGACAAAGTATTTTAATCAGGCCACCGAAACCGAAGAGTAAGGAGCAAGGACGCATGACTGATCTTCATCAGGAATTCGAACGTAGTCACTTCTTCCACAAGGCGCGAATGGATCGACGCTCTGCCGACGCATTACTTGGCGTCACCGCCGGATTGGTCGCCGACGGGAACATCAATCAGTTGGAAGCCGAGTTTCTTAAGCACTGGATAGAAACCCACCTGCTCCAACTGGAGGATCCGGTGGTAAACATTCTTTATCAGCGCCTTGCCAGCATGCTGATTGACGGCGTTCTGGACGCGGAAGAATCCGCAGAACTGTTAGAAATGCTGCATCAGTTTTCCGGCGTCTCGGTGGGATCACCTCAACGCCCCTCGGCTGTCACCAGCCTTGCGCTGAACCATCCGGCGCCGACTCTGGAGTGGCAGGACCGGACCTTTTTGTTTACCGGTGTCATGGCGTATGGGCCCCGCAAGGAATGTGAGTCGCTGGTCGTCGAACGCGGCGGCCTTATCGGCAACTCGGTCAGCAAGAAGGTTCATTTCCTCGTGGTCGGGAGTGTTGGCAACGAACAGTGGCTGCATAGCTCATATGGCACGAAGATCAAAAAAGCCGTCGAGCTGAGAAATAGCGGCATTCCGATCGCGATCATCAGTGAAACCCATTGGCAGCAGGTACTGTTCGGTTGACTCCCATCATCTCCATCCTGATTCACGTCCCTGACTGGCGCACTGCCACCGATTGGTATGCCAAGGCCTTTCCTGGAGCTATCCGCGTCTACCACGTGCCCGATGACTTCGGTCATCTGGACGTAGACGGCGTGGCTATTGAAATCGTGAATGCCGACAACAAGGTCGCGAGCGGCGCGGCTGGGTCGGTGGTGTATTGGCGGGTGGCGGACCTGTCTCAGGAGGTTCAGCGCCTGGTCGCTTTGGGCGCCACGCTGTATCGCGGCCCGATGGCAATCGAGGGCGGCGAGTGGATGTGCCAAGTGCGCGACCCATGGGGCAATTGCATCGGCTTGCGCCAGGCCGGTCTAGACAAGTCAAGCAATTGCAGCCTTTCAGACGACGTTCAGTAATCGGTCTGGTCTACAGTTCCATCACTTCCTCTGCACCACCGGAGCCTCCATGCCCACCCTTCACGTTCGCACACCGATGCTCGATATCGCCTACGAAGCCCATGGCCCGGAAGGCGGCGAAGTGGTCATCCTGCTGCACGGTTTCCCCTACGACCCTCGCGGCTATGACGAGATTGCCCCGGTGGTCGCCGAGCGCGGTTACCGGGTGCTGGTGCCGTACCTGCGCGGTTATGGCCCGACACGGTTTATCAATGCCCAGGTGATGCGCTCCGGCCAACAGGCGGCGCTGGCCAGGGATTTGCTGGATTTCATGGATGCCCTGTTCATCGAAAAGGCCACGCTGGTGGGCTATGACTGGGGCGGACGCGCCGCCTGTATCGTCGCAGCCCTGTGGCCTGAGCGGGTGCGCGGCCTGGTCACGGGCGATGGCTACAACATTCAGGATATTGCGGCGTCTACCCGGCCTCGGGCGCCGGAAACAGAGTATCGGCTGTGGTACCAGTTTTACCTTCACACCCAACGCGGCATCGACGGGCTGACCGCCAACCGGCGTGAGTTCTGCCAGTTGCTGTGGGCACTGTGGTCGCCGTCCTGGGCCGAGGGGCCGAGCCTGTATGGTAAAACCGCGCCCTCGTTTGATAACCCGGACTTTGTCGAGGTGGTGGTCCACTCCTACCGTCACCGCTTCATGTACGCACCGGGTGACCCGGCACTGGAAAGCATCGAGCAGGCACTGGTGCAGCCGCCGCCGATTTCGGTGCCGAGCATCTCGTTGTGCGGCGCCGATGACGGTGTGGGCCCAGCCCCGGTGGAAGATGATGACCTGGAAAATTTCAGCGGTTTCTATCGGCGTGAGGTGTTGGCCGGTGTGGGCCACAACATCCCCCAGGAAGCGCCCCACGCCACCCTTGAGGCGATCTTCGAACTGCTGGGCCTCAACCCCCAGCCGGGATCCTGAAGCTGAATACGCTGCCCTGCCCCGCCACGCTTTCAGCCCACAGGGTGCCGCCGTGGGCTTCGATGATGCCGTGGGAGATGTACAACCCCAGCCCACTGCCGGTGGGGTTGCCCTCGCGGGAGGTCCAGTAGCGATCGAAGATGTGCGGCAGGTGAGACGGGGCAATGCCGATGCCGTTGTCGCACACCCGGAACAGCACTTCGTCCCCCGCCGCCTCGGCAATCACTTCGATCACACCACCCTTCGGGGTAAATTTGAGGGCATTGCCCAGCAGGTTGGAAAACACCTGGAACAATCGCTCCGGGTCGGCCTGCACACACAGCCCAGGGGCGGCGCGCCAGGTCAGCCCGACACCCTTGTCTGCCGCCAGCGGCTGCCACATCGAGCAGATCTGCTCCTGAGTCGCCGCCACATCGAGCAGTTGCAGCGAGACGCTGTAGCGCCCGGCCTCGATGCGCGAGATATCGAGCAAGTCTTCCAGCAACGTGTTCATGCGTGAGGTGGCGTTTTGCATGGTTTCAATTGCGCAGGCAAGGCGCCGATTGGCCTTGTTGTCTTCAGCGGGCACCATGCTGCGCATCATGCCGCACTGCATCAGCAGGATAGTCAGCGGGCTGCGCAGGTCATGGGAGACCACGGCCACCAGTTCATCGCGCGCCCGCACAGCCTCATGTTCACGCATGACCTGGCGTGCCAGGTCATGCTCAAGCGCGTTGCGCCGCAGGCTCTCCACCGCCTGTAGCTCCGACAGCGACCAATACAGCGCCTTGCCGTCGACCTGCTGTTTCCATAGTTCAAACGACAGGCGCGGGCTCAAGGTCGCGGTGCCGGGTTCCCGATGCTTGACCGGCTGGCCGCTCCACTCCACCGTAGACTTGACCTGCGGGCGAAACCACATCACCGCGTTGTCCACCGGCTTTGGCAGGCAAAAGGCCAACAGGCCGCTGGCATGGGCCTGATAGGCCGCCGCCGGTGCGAAATCCACCGACAGTTGATGGCTGTGCACCACGCCTTTGCCCTGAGCGCGTACCCACTGGTACAGCGCGTGGATTTCAGCGCGGGTGGGGCAGATGCCAAACACATGCAGGCGCTCTTGCACCAGAATCGCCAAGCCACCGGCACTGGTCAGGGCCAGTAACGACTGCGCATGGGGCAGCAGGCTTTCCATCACATCGTGTTGGTCCGTCGCCATGGCCGTGACCAACGTCTCGATCATCGTGGCTTTGTCCTGCTGTTGGCGGCGCTCCTGTTGCTCCTGGAGCAAGGTGATCTGCATCGACAATAGCTGGCCAATGCTGGTACACGATGTGCGCAGCTCATGGGACACGCGCAACGGCTCGCGGTGGCCACAGGTGATAAGGCCCCAGAGTTGGTCGTCCTTGAGCAGTGAAATGCTCATGGAGGAACGCACGCCCATGTTCTTCAGATAATGGCAATGCACCGGCGACACACTGCGCAGCACGGCGAAGCTGAGGTCCAGCGGCGCTCCGTTGTCGGGGCGCAGGGCCGGCAGGATCGGCACCGGTTGGTACTCGGCATCGGGAATCACCCGCACCCAGTTCAGGCGGTACAACTCGCGGGCCTGGGGCGGGATGTCCGAGGCGGGGAAACACAGGCCCAGGTAGGGTTGCATGCCGTCGCTGAGGGCTTCGCCGATGACCTTGCCGTGGCCTTCCTGTTCGAAGCGGTACAGCGTGACCCGGTCGTAACCTGTGAGGGTACGAATTTCGGTGACGCACGTCTGGTACAACGCATCGAGCGTCTTGGCCGACTGCAGGCGACGCAACGCACGGGCCGTCTGTTGCCCTGTGGCGTGCCGGGCCGCAGTGGAGGGTTCCAGCTCCAGAAACAACAGCCCTTGATGGCGGTGGAGCAGGATGTCGTAGGTGACGCCATCGAGTACCAACTGATGGGGCTCATCTTCATCGGCGTCCAGGTCTGCCAGGGCCAGTCTCACCTGCGCCAGTGCTTTGTCGCCGAGAACGCTGGCCAGTGCGGGGCCCGACGCCACATTGAAGTTGCTGCTGGCCTGCTGGATCTGCAGCGCCGGCTCGCTCAACGTCAACAGCACGCCGTGAGGCTGGATCGAACCGGGAATGTGGATGGGTTCGTTGGCGCAATCGTCTATCAGCGTATCGACCGTGCTCATCGCAGCACCCCACAGCGGGCCAGCCACTGCTCGAAACACAGAAAGGTCGACTGCGCGACGTCAACGGCCTCCAGGCGTTCAGCAGGGGTTTGCAGTTGGTAGAGGCTATCAAGAAAGCGCTGCCACAGTGCGCTGGTCTCGGTGCCGTAGACATTCATGAAGGCGCCACCATTCGTGGAACCTACGCCAATCTTGATCTCGATCAGGTTGCGCAACACCTGGCCGCCGAGGGTGGCGCCTTCCAGCACATAGAGTGCGCCGAATGCTTGCGGCACGCTTTCGAAAGCAGGCAATTGCTGGCACAACGGCAACCCATCGACTTGCACCGGCTCAAGGCCCATGGCAACCAGGTCCGCGTGCAGGAAAGGGGTTTTGCCGCGCCGTGCCCATTCAAGGCCTGGGATACCCTCGGCCCACGGCGCCAGGGCGCGCTCCAGCGGTTGGTAGAAACCGTAATAAGCACTCATCAGCTCGCGATAGAGCGTCAGGTCCATTCGGGAAAAAGGCAGCCGGGTATCGAGGCGTCGATGCAGCGCAGCGGT
This genomic window from Pseudomonas sp. Bout1 contains:
- a CDS encoding MDR family MFS transporter, which codes for MEVEGRVPFRAWVAVIGGLFGCFMAGMNVHVTSAALPEIEGALGATFEEGSWISTAYLVAEIIMIPLTAWLVQVFSLRRVMLWGSGIFLVASVACSLSPNLQVMIVIRVVQGAAGAVLIPLSFQLIITELPASKIPLGMALFSLANSVAQAAGPSIGGWLTDAYSWRWIFYLQLFPGVALLAAVAWSIDRQPMNLSLLRQGDWLGIGCMVLGLGALQIVLEEGGRKDWFGSPYIVWMTLVAVVGLIGFVARQLWGAHAFINLRLLGHYNFGVASVAMFIFGASTYGLVFLVPNYLSQLQHYNAREIGVSLIAYGLVQLIMAPFLPRLMKWVSAKMLVASGFAIMALGCWMGAHLSADSASNVIVPSIVVRGMGQPLIMVALSVLAVHGLAKAQAGSASAVFSMLRNLGGAVGTALLAQLVVVRERVHSARIGESVTLFDPALQQQLPGGAVLQQQLPEHQVVLNLLDQSIRHQAFLMAYSDAFFLACVALAACAVAALLLRRT
- a CDS encoding HlyD family secretion protein translates to MNQAVEPIRLSVMQRHRRALIATASLATLLGLAAFAGYWWQWGRFLEETDDAYVRADWVAISPRIAGYVAQVLVEDNQPVKAGDLLVRIDDRDFTERLNSAQAQLQQAQAAATAQLASVQTLDAQMSEQRQRIAQARAALSSGEAEARRAGLDYQRYRELVAQQVASAQHLETVSASKAQAQAALAQASAQVARQQAQLQVVQARRQQAQAQILEHQARIGEAQANLALARNALKDTEIRAPFDGVVGQRKVRRQQYVMPGLPLLAVVPVEQAYVIANYKETQLQHMSPGQSVEIAVDSFAGAHWRGKVESIAPGSGAVFALLPPDNATGNFTKIVQRFPVKIRLEPGESRVLPGMSVIATVDTRPGSAQEHVHGG
- a CDS encoding TolC family protein; this translates as MHSPSFHPWMPIALLSVLAGCSGVSGQPSTVTAQPVPRLTAESAEALPARWWQLYRDPQLDALVARALRQNKDLAAAAAHVDALLARLEQADGERLPATSLDYGLAYGRSRDDQTLAQATRSHAGAQWSHTPEFSLSYTLDLWGEVRYRIAAARADAQVARALEDELRVTVAAQTARAYAQACVYGLQQQVQAHSVQVLEQSVALTHKLQQAGAATELDLSRLQGLLEETRAPLPMFAARRSSALYELAVLSGLPPEQVTPRSCAQGPQLQAPLPVGEGWALVQRRPDIRRAEGQLRAANSTVGLSRAELYPRITFGAMLGSSASSLGKLGDSYATVYSVGPLVSWRFPNRQVAQAHVRQSQAEARQALAQFDGTVLTALKQVEQAMALYQGEQQRRQALAAALGSNRHAFDLASRGYHAGALDALQLLDSERSLVGLEARVAESDLRLINRQIDLFQALGGGWQRDEQTAPLPIVAGAKP
- a CDS encoding helix-turn-helix transcriptional regulator; translated protein: MNSQPRPWLEAYADNYRNDDVVHPHCHAQAQLIHGVSGVMVVSTAQGSWLVPSGHALWVPAGTPHEIRMAGEVHMRTLFLMPEAEPGLGRTCQVIEVSALLRELIVAATQIAGHNSPRLQAMVELIRMELLAAPVVAMHVPVPGEARLARLCTHFIRNPSDDSSLESWADSLNMSARTLSRVFQRELGMSFGEWRKRARLALSLKSLAQGVSILEVALEHGYQSPSAFSAMFRRSLGYPPSHFRPGA
- a CDS encoding SDR family oxidoreductase, which codes for MRISLEQQVALVTGASSGIGAGAAKALAEAGAAVVLNYNAQAAPAQALAAQINANGGRAIAIGADVSKEADVERLFAQTLEAFGHLDILVANSGMQKDAAAVDMTLEDWNAVIGVNLTGQFLCARAALRIFNRQGIREGVSRAAGKIIHMSSVHQLIPWAGHVNYAASKGGVEMLMRTLAQEVSQQRIRINGVAPGAIRTAINRAATEGAAEVELLKLIPYGRVGDVEDVANAVVWLASDASDYVVGSTLFIDGGMSLYPEFRGNG
- a CDS encoding glycoside hydrolase family 15 protein encodes the protein MVDLKNEPQSAIDAHGIIGDMRSAALVNDKGSIDFFCWPEFDSPSIFCSLLDSPAAGIFQLTPDLPDARREQIYLPDTNVLQTRWLSNEAVVEVTDFLTISENVDDLPLLIRRVRVVSGKATFHMRCAVRHDYARAPTRATLDDADVCFEAAGQPGLRLIGSHAMQLDGDAAVATFDLGLEEGAEFVLGGADDPRVKNEGSDLYLDRTLKFWRGWIAQSNYRGRWREMVNRSALALKLLTSRKHGAIVAAATFGLPETPGGERNWDYRYTWIRDASFTVYAFMRLGFIEEANGYMRWLKGRVGDCCDQPMKINILYGIDGRQELPETELTHLSGHGGAQPVRIGNEAYNQLQLDIYGELMDAVYLVNKYGEAISHEGWRHTVEVADQVCETWNHKDVGIWEMRGEQHHFLHSRLMCWVALDRAIRLASKRSLPAPFARWDQTRQAIYADIWSNFWNEERGHFVQYIGSTALDGSMLLMPLVRFVAATDPRWLSTLEAIQKSLVRDGMVYRYRNDDSQIDGLQGTEGAFAACSFWYVECLARAGQVEKAHLEFEQLLRYANPLGLYAEEFDNQARHLGNTPQALSHLALISAATFLDRKLSGEKTVWQP
- a CDS encoding cysteine hydrolase family protein; translated protein: MRQVLLIIDVQPSFSPPGWLVNGINALLGRMPSVATVERHDESITPFARQLGWQPAPDDDSLIAADHVFIKHGYAPTPEILSHLKSLAPERVLVCGIQTDTCVLAAGFALFDAGLQPTLISDLTVGSSLDRSGKLGADLWRHHFKHVITRAEI